One stretch of Acropora muricata isolate sample 2 chromosome 12, ASM3666990v1, whole genome shotgun sequence DNA includes these proteins:
- the LOC136894105 gene encoding semaphorin-5A-like, with translation MCSDGKNYALNFNEIQDVWWDNRTGQFYAAFSSQPNGPAISAICIYSLSSINRIFNKSDFKSFTSETKGWTKKRNKIGEYFPGCKVNPKYLKSSYSAVADGVMATKHMRSAAYVDLMDNTLLSDGVEPVGSKAWFIRNGIRMTCISLDVVRQNIVVYASTDRGSVVKIAQPRGISQPCLYSEMEVYPSNKKEVIKTMVIDQGRHVLYLGTRYSLTQLSLDQCERYEHDKSACISAADPYCGWDDQTFRCSSVLLHGETPQQNLTICPKGRKETSWSSWRTCVQSDGNLCRCQTRRCQEKGNTRRLADLEIRLENCTGRSWWQPSAV, from the exons ATGTGCAGTGATGGGAAGAATTACGCGCTGAATTTTAATGAAATTC AGGATGTTTGGTGGGACAATCGTACAGGCCAATTTTATGCAGCTTTCAGCTCACAGCC GAATGGTCCTGCAATATCCGCTATTTGCATTTACAGCTTGTCATCAATCAATCGGATTTTCAACAAAAGTGATTTCAAATCTTTCACAAGTGAAACTAAGGGTTGGACCAAAAAAAGGAATAAGATTGGAGAATACTTTCCAGGC TGCAAAGTGAATCCGAAATACCTCAAAAGCTCTTATTCGGCCGTTGCTGATGGCGTGATGGCTACAAAACATATGCGGTCAGCAGCTTACGTAGACCTAATGGATAATACACTTCTGTCTGATGGAGTGGAGCCTGTTGGATCGAAAGCTTGGTTTATTAGAAACGGGATCAG AATGACTTGCATTTCCCTGGACGTCGTTCGGCAGAATATCGTGGTGTACGCTTCAACAG aTCGAGGGTCTGTTGTGAAAATTGCACAGCCGCGAGGGATATCTCAGCCATGTCTTTATTCTGAAATGGAAGTTTATCCT tCGAACAAGAAAGAGGTCATCAAGACCATGGTGATTGATCAGGGTCGA CATGTTCTGTACTTGGGGACACGTTATTCGCTTACACAGCTGAGTTTGGATCAGTGTGAACGATATGAACACGACAAGAG TGCTTGTATTTCGGCTGCTGATCCTTACTGCGGCTGGGACGACCAAACATTCCGTTGTTCTTCTGTTCTTTTGCATGG GGAGActccacaacaaaatttaacaatttGCCCAAAAGGCCGCAAAG AAACTAGCTGGTCTTCATGGAGAACCTGTGTTCAAAGCGACGGAAATCTTTGTCGTTGTCAAACACGTCGCTGTCAAGAAAAGGGAAATACACGCCGCCTGGCTGATCTGGAGATCCGGTTGGAAAATTGTACAG GGCGATCGTGGTGGCAGCCATCGGCTGTTTAA
- the LOC136894107 gene encoding uncharacterized protein — protein sequence MFVWIHGKALPKQAWWRHHPVSTNRKPQPYQIEGRHTEEEERVRENNDVKESIQTLDEPMVRKLCIRRLRRGVGSMDFMQGLLIMDESDVTPTPSTSTDLACSSNAGTPDPTPFPSNNAIPWCKCGVCQIMPQEIENKCCGFRHCVTTRT from the exons ATGTTTGTGTGGATCCACGGCAAAGCCTTGCCGAAACAAG CCTGGTGGAGACACCATCCAGTTTCGACGAACAGAAAGCCCCAGCCTTATCAAATTGAAGGCAGGCACACTGAGGAGGAAGAAAGGGTGAGGGAAAACAATGATGTAAAG GAGTCCATACAGACACTTGATGAGCCCATGGTGCGAAAGCTCTGCATCAGAAGGCTGCGAAGGGGTGTGGGAAGCATGGACTTTATGCAGGGGCTTTTGATCATGGATGAAAGTGATGTTACCCCCACCCCTAGTACCTCTACTGATCTTGCTTGCAGTTCAAATGCTGGGACACCAGATCCTACTCCATTTCCTAGCAACAATGCCATACCATGGTGCAAGTGTGGTGTGTGTCAAATAATGCCCcaagagattgaaaataaatGTTGTGGTTTTCGACACTGTGTTACAACACGCACTTga